In one window of Sardina pilchardus chromosome 23, fSarPil1.1, whole genome shotgun sequence DNA:
- the ankrd34ba gene encoding ankyrin repeat domain-containing protein 34B — protein MEGTQTVHTDGSSLLKAVYLSRLRLTRLLLEGGAYINESNDMGETPLMVACKSKHVDQQSVPKPKMVRYLLESGADPNIQDKSGKTALMHACLERAGAEVVSQLLETGADPSLEDHSGCSALVHAVNAKDKETLRMLIDACKAKGKEVIIITTDKMADGKQMTKQYLNVPQVGALERWDHLNSPALSCTSPSEIELQTSAGPHSAGPKQMFSFQECKGVTNSQPCSPCRQCGITNEILDKTVPLQRLNSEPWLQIPVSFLVQQQGLGNFPIEDPPDISLEDELSFRTEQLAFTSGPLTRHWSIDLREAGGLSQAGRPTGQAAINRSSTQEFGLMPSRKMSFDGLSSSHSLSHPNLHAKTTVEPIAADRDPDRSLPNLAVSSLRNIICRRNLGMDHYSSDSQLSFQNAGSLDDVKGAVDRKRLVTSRSSTLIGSRESLEGSSLTQAPKRHPAGLERRSSGFLLSDQPSHPRQGYHLPPLTQHTPCKVGANASGVPSNNKLGCGTLSGVKPCYPQAPAGLKDPKSRRMLLRRHSMQTEQIKQLGDFKEIYGH, from the coding sequence ATGGAGGGTACCCAGACTGTTCACACAGATGGCAGCTCCTTACTGAAGGCCGTTTACTTGAGTCGGCTGCGTCTGACGCGTCTTTTACTGGAGGGTGGCGCCTACATAAACGAGAGCAACGACATGGGTGAGACACCGCTGATGGTGGCTTGCAAAAGCAAACACGTGGACCAGCAGAGTGTGCCCAAGCCCAAGATGGTGCGGTACCTTCTAGAAAGCGGCGCCGATCCAAACATTCAGGACAAGAGCGGGAAGACGGCGCTGATGCATGCTTGTCTGGAGCGGGCCGGTGCCGAGGTGGTGTCTCAGCTTCTGGAGACAGGTGCTGACCCGAGCTTGGAGGACCATTCCGGATGTTCGGCACTGGTCCATGCTGTGAACGCCAAGGACAAAGAAACACTGAGGATGCTGATCGACGCTTGTAAGGCAAAGGGCAAAGAGGTCATCATCATTACCACCGACAAGATGGCCGATGGGAAGCAAATGACCAAACAGTACCTGAACGTTCCTCAAGTAGGCGCCCTGGAGAGGTGGGACCACCTGAATTCACCTGCGCTGTCCTGTACCTCTCCGTCGGAGATCGAGCTCCAGACCTCTGCGGGCCCTCACAGTGCTGGCCCAAAACAGATGTTCTCCTTTCAAGAGTGCAAAGGTGTGACCAACTCCCAGCCCTGCTCACCCTGCCGTCAGTGCGGTATCACAAACGAAATCCTGGACAAAACTGTCCCACTACAACGCCTGAACTCAGAACCTTGGCTGCAGATACCGGTTTCCTTCCTGGTCCAGCAGCAAGGTCTCGGCAACTTCCCTATCGAGGACCCCCCAGACATCTCTCTAGAGGACGAGCTCTCGTTCAGAACCGAGCAGTTAGCATTTACAAGTGGCCCTCTGACACGACATTGGAGCATTGACCTCAGAGAGGCTGGTGGCTTGAGCCAAGCTGGGAGACCAACTGGTCAGGCTGCCATCAATCGAAGCTCGACGCAGGAGTTTGGTTTAATGCCCAGCCGCAAGATGTCCTTTGATGGCTTGTCTTCGTCTCATTCGCTCTCGCACCCAAACCTCCATGCCAAGACCACGGTTGAACCCATAGCAGCTGATCGAGACCCCGATAGGTCCCTCCCAAACTTGGCTGTGTCCAGCCTCCGGAACATCATCTGTCGCCGGAATCTGGGCATGGACCACTACAGCTCGGACTCTCAGCTGTCCTTCCAGAACGCCGGCTCCTTGGACGACGTGAAGGGGGCCGTTGACAGGAAGCGGCTGGTCACGTCTCGTTCCTCCACTCTGATTGGGTCGAGGGAGTCTCTCGAGGGCTCGTCACTGACCCAGGCACCCAAGAGGCACCCGGCCGGTCTGGAGCGACGGTCCTCAGGGTTCCTCCTCTCAGACCAGCCCTCACATCCTCGCCAGGGGTATCACCTGCCACCACTCACCCAACACACCCCCTGCAAGGTTGGGGCGAATGCCTCAGGTGTGCCCAGTAATAACAAGCTGGGTTGTGGCACACTATCTGGAGTGAAGCCTTGCTACCCCCAGGCACCAGCAGGCTTGAAGGACCCAAAAAGCAGGAGGATGCTTCTAAGGAGACATTCCATGCAGACAGAGCAAATCAAACAACTTGGAGACTTCAAAGAGATCTATGGCCATTAG